One genomic region from Camelus dromedarius isolate mCamDro1 chromosome 17, mCamDro1.pat, whole genome shotgun sequence encodes:
- the EPM2AIP1 gene encoding EPM2A-interacting protein 1 has product MWMTPKRSKMEVDESRGFRSEWTQRYLVVEPPEGEGALCLVCRRVVVAASEPDVRQHYEAEHGYYERYVSEGEREALVERLRRGDLPEAAPLTPEERAARAGLVVARLLALKGRGWGEGDFVYRCMEVMLRDVLPDHVSVLNGVDLSPEITRQRVLDIHENLRSQLFNRAKDFKAFSLALDDQAFVAYENYLLVFVRGVGHDLVVQEELLTIINLTHYFSVGALMAAILEALQTAGLSLQRMVGLTTTHTLRMIGENSGLVSYMREKAVSPNCWNVIHYSGFLHLELLSSYDLDVNQVINAVSEWIVLIKTRGVRRPEFQALLTESESEHGERVNGRCLNNWLRRGKTLKLIFSLRKKIKTFLVSIGATTIHFTDKQWLCDFGFLVDIMDHLRELSVLLRVSKVFAAAAFDHICTFEVKLNLLQRHIEENNLTHFAALREVTDELKEHLKEDEKIFEPGRYQVVICRLQKEFERHFKDLKFIKKDLELFANPFSFKTEYAPISVKVELTKLQANTNLWNEYRTKDLGQFYAGLSAESYPIIKGVACKVASLFDSSEICEKAFSYLTRNQHTLSQPLTDEQLHALFRIATTEIEPRWDDLVRGRNEPNP; this is encoded by the coding sequence ATGTGGATGACGCCCAAGAGGAGCAAAATGGAAGTCGACGAGTCTCGAGGGTTCCGGTCCGAGTGGACCCAGCGATACCTGGTGGTGGAGCCTCCGGAGGGCGAAGGCGCCCTGTGCCTGGTCTGTCGCCGCGTCGTCGTCGCTGCCAGCGAACCCGACGTCAGACAGCACTACGAGGCCGAGCACGGCTACTACGAGCGGTATGTGTCGGAGGGCGAGCGCGAAGCCCTGGTGGAGCGTCTGCGTCGGGGCGACTTGCCCGAGGCCGCCCCGCTCACTCCCGAGGAGAGAGCTGCTCGTGCAGGCCTCGTGGTCGCCCGCCTCTTGGCCTTGAAGGGTCGCGGCTGGGGTGAGGGAGACTTTGTGTACCGGTGCATGGAGGTGATGCTGAGAGACGTACTGCCCGATCACGTAAGCGTTCTGAATGGCGTTGATTTATCCCCGGAGATCACGCGGCAAAGGGTCCTGGACATTCACGAGAATCTACGCAGTCAGCTTTTTAACCGGGCTAAGGACTTTAAAGCCTTTTCCCTTGCCTTGGACGACCAGGCTTTTGTGGCCTATGAGAACTACCTCCTGGTCTTTGTCCGCGGCGTGGGCCACGATTTGGTGGTGCAGGAAGAGCTTCTGACCATAATCAACCTGACTCATTATTTCAGTGTTGGTGCCCTCATGGCGGCAATCCTTGAGGCCCTGCAGACGGCAGGGCTTAGCTTGCAGCGGATGGTTGGACTGACCACGACTCACACTCTGAGGATGATTGGTGAGAACTCAGGACTGGTGTCATACATGAGAGAAAAGGCTGTGAGCCCCAACTGTTGGAATGTTATCCATTATTCAGGATTTCTTCACTTGGAACTGTTGAGCTCCTACGATTTGGATGTTAATCAGGTCATAAATGCCGTATCTGAATGGATAGTTTTGATTAAGACCAGAGGCGTTAGGCGACCGGAATTTCAGGCTTTACTAACCGAGTCTGAATCAGAGCACGGTGAAAGGGTTAATGGACGCTGCCTGAACAATTGGCTTAGAAGAGGGAAAACTTTAAAACTAatattttccttaagaaaaaagataaaaacattctTGGTTTCAATAGGGGCGACCACGATCCACTTCACAGACAAGCAGTGGCTTTGTGATTTTGGCTTCTTGGTGGATATTATGGACCACCTTCGAGAACTCAGTGTACTGTTGAGAGTTAGTAAGGTCTTTGCTGCTGCTGCCTTTGACCATATTTGTACCTTTGAAGTTAAGCTGAATTTACTTCAGAGACATATTGAGGAAAACAATCTAACACACTTTGCCGCCTTGAGAGAAGTTACTGATGAGCTTAAAGAGCATcttaaagaagatgaaaaaatatttgaacctGGTAGGTATCAGGTGGTGATCTGTCGCCTCCAAAAAGAGTTTGAGAGACATTTCAAAGACCTCAAGTTCATTAAAAAGGACTTAGAGCTTTTTGCAAATCCATTTAGCTTTAAAACTGAGTATGCACCTATTTCAGTAAAGGTGGAGCTAACGAAACTTCAGGCGAATACTAACCTTTGGAACGAATACAGAACCAAAGACTTGGGGCAGTTCTATGCTGGATTGTCTGCTGAATCTTACCCAATTATCAAAGGGGTTGCCTGTAAGGTGGCATCCTTGTTTGATAGTAGCGAAATCTGTGAAAAGGCTTTTTCGTATTTAACCCGAAACCAGCACACTTTGAGCCAGCCGTTGACAGACGAACAACTTCACGCCCTGTTTAGAATTGCCACCACTGAAATAGAACCGCGTTGGGATGATCTTGTGAGAGGAAGAAATGAACCAAATCCATGA